ATGGCAGCTGACTATTATTGGCAGTGTTCCCCTCGACGGCAAAGTTCACCGATTTTTCCACTACTTGTCCGTCTTCCCCCTCTTTGATGCTGGCGAATTTCACGGTTTGATTGATCCCGCTGGTAATGTGGAGAATGTCTGAGGGGTCCGTGGGTTGGATGTCTCTAATGGAAAAGTACTTCTTCTGCTGGGGGGGGCCATGCCCATCGCCGCTCAAATTGTTGCCATAGTTGCTACCACCGTTGGCAGGGGCGCCCGTGTTGTTGGCCCCCCCTTTGGCACTCCGCACAGCGTCTTCCTTGTGGACGCTCCCCTCGAGCATGCTGTGTATGCACCTGAAATTCGCATTATGATGGTTTCCATAATTATTAAACAGTTCCGTTTGAATTTTATTGAAGAAGTAGTTGCTGTTCAGGTCCTTCAATGTGCCACTATGTTGAAACATGGTAGCTGAGtggataaaattatatatggtattatttttctcaatAATCTGCCTGTCCAGATTTTCCTTCAAATCGAAGTTTGTAAAAACGGTGCTTTTGTCTGTAGTAAAATCGCTAATAAATTTGGTGTAGTTATTATTCACGTACTCGAAGATATTTTGTATGTTGTGTACACTGAGGATATTTCTGGCGAAGTACTCAGGTTGGTATAGTTCGATTTGTTGTTGTGGATGCTTTGCTTGTTCATCTTTTTCTACGTGGTCTCCTTTCCACCtggcccatttttttccccctttgagGTCTGCCTTCCGATCAGCAATGGGTTGTTTATCCTTTGCACCCGCCCCCTTGGTGGCCTCCCCCTTGGTAGCCTCTCCCTTTGCCTTTACCCTTCCCGGGTTGGAAGGATCATATGTGGGGTGATTTGTTTCTTTGTAAAGCGAATTATTCGCTTCATTCTCTCCTACTTGACTCTTCCCCTCCGCGTGACTTCCCATGGCATCTGCCTTTCCCATGACATCTGCCTTTCCCATGGCATCTGCCTTTCCCAGCTGATTTAACTcgttcattaaaaaaatgttgttattttccttcacgtTGTTTACAATATCCAACATCTCGTCGAACATTTGCGCATCCTCCTTTAGGTTGCTTTTCAATCTAGCTAAGTTGAATTTCAGAATGCTGCAAATgtcgtttttcatttttattaggaTGTCTCCTATTAGTGcgtcttcttcatcttcttccaCGTGAGCTCCACCTTTGAGTATGCTCAGCTGCGTCGCGTCAGGTGCAATTTGTCCGTTAGGATCGCTCCTGTCCGCTTCCCCTCCTGTGGCCACTCCCTCATTCCTTCCATCCGCTATGGCTGCCTTCCCAAAGAATCTATTACCCAGTAGTTTGTGCAGGTGGTTGTGCCTTTTTCCTGCCCCTGATTGCTCCTCTACGTCATTACTTTGCAGCTTCGCCTGTTGGGTCTTTAAGTAcctctccttttcctcctctgttAGAAGTTTCAGCTCATCGAATGTCTTCAGTATGCACTCGTTAACATCGTTGGTGTCTGTACCCTCTTTGCTGAGTTGATCTTTTATTatgtcaattttgttcttGTATGACTCGATGAAAAAGTCGAGATATTTCACCTTACCAGTGCTCTTGAACCCACAGATGTAGCTAAAAATGCAGAGActaaaggagaagaaaatcaTATCCTTGGTAATATGGTTTTTATTGAAGTTGACGAAGATGTCTGCTGCTTTCTCCTTAAGACTATGCTCGCTTTcgcttccctcctttttgctatgGTAGTTTTCCTTGTCAtgttttgtttccattttttcttcgcgcACCACTGGCTTGGCTTTCACCATTTTAGCCCTCTGTGCGAATTTGATGGTGGAGGCGGTTTCGTTCAGGTAGTGCAGCTTTGACGACACGGTGCAGATTAGTATACTCTTGCAGTTGTTGCCCAAGCTGTCCGAGAGCACCCTTGTGAGTTTGGAGTCTCGGTAGGGGATGTGCACACTGGTGGGGGGTGCAGCGGTGGGTGCAGCGGTGGGTGCAGTGGTGGGTGCAGTGGTGGGTGATGAGGTGGGTGATGAGGTAGGCGCAGCGGTGGGTGCAGCGGTGGGTGCAGTGGTGGGTGCAGTGGTGGGTGATGAGGTNNNNNNNNNNNNNNNNNNNNNNNNNNNNNNNNNNNNNNNNNNNNNNNNNNNNNNNNNNNNNNNNNNNNNNNNNNNNNNNNNNNNNNNNNNNNNNNNNNNNNNNNNNNNNNNNNNNNNNNNNNNNNNNNNNNNNNNNNNNNATAATGGTGGGTGATGAGGTAGGCGCAGCGGTGGGTGCAGTGGTGGTTCCCCCTTGGAACTTGGCCTTCTTCGTTGCGTTGGACCCGCTTGGTTTGTGCCCCTCCGTGTGGTCTTCCTTCCCTGCCGATTCGTCCCCAGCTGGAACAGCATCGGTAGGCACTGCAGTGGAGGCTTCCACCGGGGGGGAAACATGATCAGGGGGCGGCTTCTCTTTGCCTGCCTTGtccattttctccttaaTCTGCATCACAGCCAAGGCATTTACAACCTTACTGAGTACAGTCAAACTTTTATTAATCATGGTGGTTTCTATTTTGACAGAACCAGTAGCCTTTGTCTGTTTAAGTCGTTCGCTTCCAGCCAAATCAACAAGACACAGCTTCCCACACCTCACCGTATTGGTAGAGTGAATATAcctattaatttttataataaaaataaggtgAGATCTAGAGGAAGCCTTGTTCATATGTGTAAAGGCTATTTTCCTATTGTTCACTCCTTCCTCCAAATAATGAAGAGCATTGATaacattttcaatttctacctctttcaaatttttaatgacgaattcatttttgtctgCATCGATCATATGAACAGAGAGGTTACTTTCTCCGCTGATCAAGTCATAGATTATTTCGTTGTAAATTTCAAGAATGGACATAGTAACAACAAATTCTTTTAGCCCATTCGGTGGTTCCTTCTCACTTCTGTGATaacttatataattaaaaatgtaatttatgCAATGAGGAATGAGTCCTACATAGTTCGGTTCATTCGATATACAGTTGGTCAGTTCTTCATAAGTGATAGCAATGTCGTTATCGACTGAccatcccatttttttgttttggttTTCCTTACAAaggtgaaataaattatttaagtaTTCGAAATTTCCCAACATGGTGTAGGTTTTCCCACTGTTTGTTTGTCCATATGCCATTATGCTGCAGTTAATTccttgaaaaatattttttatgttatgcTTAATATAGTCATTAAAAATCATgtgattattattttcaatatcGTAGACTCGATCGTATGTATATTCTAAATTGAgtccattatttttgtttcccatTGGGCATGTATCTATGACTAGCTTATTTTTGGCTACCTTTTTGATAACATCTATATCGttgctttgtttttcttctccgtttTCCTTCTCACTGATGTCGTTTTTTATTCTGCACACTACGCTTATGTACTCCTCCACGTTTTTCTCGACCTCCGTGTCTTCGAAGTAGgcatttttgtccttttcgatttccgggtttttttttttctgctcgATGTTGTTTTCGATGTACCACTGGTGGATGTCCTTGTGACCCTCCTTATGTGGGTCCTTATGGCCCTCTTTGTGTGGGTCCTTATGACCCTCCTTATGTGGGTCCTTCCCTTTGTACGCCTTATCCCCCTTGTCCCCCTTGCCCCCCTTGGTGGCGTTCCTTTCCTTGGAGGCCGATGTCGCGCTGCTGTGTTGGGCGTTCTTGTTTATGCGGTACACCATGGTGCGTGGGTTAGCAGCGAGGTGGCATCGCAAATGGTTAGCAGCGAGGTGGCAGCGCAAATGGTTAGTAGCGTAGCCGATTGGCAGCGCAGCTGCCTCCCCGTTTCGCCCCTTCGAGAAGTTCCCCGCGATGTGACACGAAGCTGAAATGTGTCTCCTTGTTGAGCGGGTTTAGTAGAAACTATAAGGGATACTTTATGGGAATATTTATGGGCAGTTTTAGGGGCTTTTTTATGGGCAATTTTAGGGGCAACTTTATGGGCAGCTTTACGGGCATCCTTGTGAGCGCCTTCCCCGAGTCCACATTGGCATATGAGGGCATCCGCGAATGTTATAGTTTGGGCCTACATAGAGGGAAACAACGCGGCGGACagggggaattaaaaaaataaataaNNNNNNNNNNNNNNNNNNNNNNNNNNNNNNNNNNNNNNNNNNNNNNNNNNNNNNNNNNNNNNNNNNNNNNNNNNNNNNNNNNNNNNNNNNNNNNNNNNNNNNNNNNNNNNNNNNNNNNNNNNNNNNNNNNNNNNNNNNNNNNNNNNNNNNGAGAACCCCTTGCGAAGGGGGCCATACATAATGTACCCACGCCTACTGCGAATGTCTTCCCGCACATTTGCAAAGGGGGAACTTCCTTTTCAGCGTTAGCATGATGTGTAAGgttggaaaagaaaaaaaaaagtgggaacTCCCCATAGGAAGAAATAGggaccccccccccttttacgCCTGCGTCCATGTGTGTACCAGTACAGGAGTGTACACGCGCCTATACACATGAGTCGCCTCGAGACGAATTAGGCACATAGCCCAacatgcacaattttttctctccggTACCGACTCTTCACCCAGTGCCAAAACCATTTCTAATAGGTCATTATATTGCGATTTATATTGCTAGCACTTTTGTGCGGACAAGACGCTGTTTATGAGATCAACATTTTACGAAGTTAGAGTGAATAAGTGAGTGCAGCAGTTCAAAGGGgctgcataaaaaaaaatagaaaattttttctgtctAATGATTCACCCACATATGATGGTTAATGCTCCTAACCCCCCCACAGCCGCTCCGGTATGGTACCTTTcatggaggaggggggggaaatatataCCTAATAATACGTTGCTAATCGCATGAGAGGGTCCCTTTTTGGATGTTGTCAATAGGGAAAACTACACACCACTCCGTC
This genomic stretch from Plasmodium cynomolgi strain B DNA, chromosome 14, whole genome shotgun sequence harbors:
- a CDS encoding kinesin motor domain containing protein (putative); the protein is MVYRINKNAQHSSATSASKERNATKGGKGDKGDKAYKGKDPHKEGHKDPHKEGHKDPHKEGHKDIHQWYIENNIEQKKKNPEIEKDKNAYFEDTEVEKNVEEYISVVCRIKNDISEKENGEEKQSNDIDVIKKVAKNKLVIDTCPMGNKNNGLNLEYTYDRVYDIENNNHMIFNDYIKHNIKNIFQGINCSIMAYGQTNSGKTYTMLGNFEYLNNLFHLCKENQNKKMGWSVDNDIAITYEELTNCISNEPNYVGLIPHCINYIFNYISYHRSEKEPPNGLKEFVVTMSILEIYNEIIYDLISGESNLSVHMIDADKNEFVIKNLKEVEIENVINALHYLEEGVNNRKIAFTHMNKASSRSHLIFIIKINRYIHSTNTVRCGKLCLVDLAGSERLKQTKATGSVKIETTMINKSLTVLSKVVNALAVMQIKEKMDKAGKEKPPPDHVSPPVEASTAVPTDAVPAGDESAGKEDHTEGHKPSGSNATKKANVHIPYRDSKLTRVLSDSLGNNCKSILICTVSSKLHYLNETASTIKFAQRAKMVKAKPVVREEKMETKHDKENYHSKKEGSESEHSLKEKAADIFVNFNKNHITKDMIFFSFSLCIFSYICGFKSTGKVKYLDFFIESYKNKIDIIKDQLSKEGTDTNDVNECILKTFDELKLLTEEEKERYLKTQQAKLQSNDVEEQSGAGKRHNHLHKLLGNRFFGKAAIADGRNEGVATGGEADRSDPNGQIAPDATQLSILKGGAHVEEDEEDALIGDILIKMKNDICSILKFNLARLKSNLKEDAQMFDEMLDIVNNVKENNNIFLMNELNQLGKADAMGKADVMGKADAMGSHAEGKSQVGENEANNSLYKETNHPTYDPSNPGRVKAKGEATKGEATKGAGAKDKQPIADRKADLKGGKKWARWKGDHVEKDEQAKHPQQQIELYQPEYFARNILSVHNIQNIFEYVNNNYTKFISDFTTDKSTVFTNFDLKENLDRQIIEKNNTIYNFIHSATMFQHSGTLKDLNSNYFFNKIQTELFNNYGNHHNANFRCIHSMLEGSVHKEDAVRSAKGGANNTGAPANGGSNYGNNLSGDGHGPPQQKKYFSIRDIQPTDPSDILHITSGINQTVKFASIKEGEDGQVVEKSVNFAVEGNTANNSQLPSSEMIPKENKQKQCSPRNSIRVSQKGLQMDELVNLIENEDFKKLYEYITDKGNNNEGVHFKDGEECSHAAFKELESRINQEIRKINDYVTVDISPVSGSGKTKRGSKASGKKNKGARAEGKRSSKGNANKEEWNNSSSDNNDCNTGQRACQGALPQIGDTCRNFTDTKTTNNFNHTHISYLEKKRTTNLFFQKIINIIRNIFQKKESPKDPIEINTSDLIDNELLYNKKLLEKNLDSYNIRNFQINDKKIYLLNESEYVHLRELINYKNKMLSFLNCEYRKFKMSLS